In Aegilops tauschii subsp. strangulata cultivar AL8/78 chromosome 3, Aet v6.0, whole genome shotgun sequence, one genomic interval encodes:
- the LOC109768594 gene encoding germin-like protein 8-8 has product MASSSFLLFTAILALVSWQALASDPGPLQDFCVADNSSRVLVNGFVCKDPKAVTAEDFFLAAKLDMPRDTKMSKVGSNVTLVNVMKIAGLNTLGISLARIDYAPLGENPPHTHPRATEILTVLEGTLYVGFVTSNPENKLFSKELRKGEVFVFPQGLIHFQFNPNPYKPAVAIAALSSQNPGAISIANAVFGSKPMISDDVLAKAFQVEKKTVDWLQAQFWADNHN; this is encoded by the exons ATGGCCTCCTCCAGCTTCCTTCTCTTCACTGCTATTCTTGCATTGGTCTCATGGCAGGCTTTAGCTTCTGATCCTGGTCCTCTCCAAGACTTTTGTGTTGCGGACAATAGCTCGCGTG TACTTGTTAATGGATTCGTCTGTAAGGACCCAAAAGCCGTGACGGCGGAGGACTTCTTCCTGGCGGCCAAGCTCGACATGCCGAGAGACACAAAGATGAGCAAGGTTGGGTCCAACGTGACCTTGGTTAACGTCATGAAGATTGCTGGCCTCAACACGCTTGGCATCTCCCTCGCACGCATCGACTACGCGCCCCTAGGCGAGAACCCTCCGCACACACACCCCCGTGCCACTGAGATCCTCACCGTGCTTGAGGGTACGCTCTACGTCGGCTTCGTCACGTCCAACCCGGAAAACAAGCTCTTCTCCAAGGAGCTCAGGAAGGGTGAGGTGTTTGTTTTCCCACAAGGACTCATCCACTTCCAGTTTAACCCCAACCCCTACAAGCCGGCGGTCGCAATTGCCGCACTTAGCAGCCAGAACCCGGGGGCAATTAGCATTGCCAACGCCGTATTTGGATCAAAGCCTATGATCTCTGATGATGTTCTCGCCAAGGCCTTTCAGGTGGAGAAGAAAACTGTGGACTGGCTCCAAGCTCAGTTCTGGGCCGACAACCACAATTAA
- the LOC109768592 gene encoding germin-like protein 8-8: MASLSSPCFLLFTAILALVSWQALASDPGPLQDFCVADNSSRVLVNGFVCKDPKVVTAEDFFLAAKLDMPRDTKISKVGSNVTLINVMKIAGLNTLGISLARIDYAPLGENPPHTHPRATEILTVLEGTLYVGFVTSNPENKLFSKELRKGDVFVFPQGLIHFQFNPNPYKPAVAIAALSSQNPGAITIANAVFGSKPMISDDVLAKAFQVEKKTVDWLQAQFWADNHN; this comes from the exons ATGGCCTCTCTGTCTTCCCCCTGCTTCCTTCTCTTCACTGCTATTCTTGCATTAGTCTCATGGCAGGCTTTAGCTTCTGATCCTGGACCTCTCCAGGACTTCTGTGTCGCGGACAATAGCTCGCGTG TACTTGTTAACGGATTCGTCTGTAAGGACCCAAAAGTCGTGACGGCGGAGGACTTCTTCCTGGCAGCCAAACTCGACATGCCGAGAGACACAAAGATAAGCAAGGTTGGGTCGAACGTGACCTTGATTAACGTCATGAAGATTGCTGGCCTCAACACGCTTGGCATCTCCCTCGCACGCATCGACTACGCACCCCTAGGCGAGAACCCTCCGCACACACACCCCCGTGCCACTGAGATCCTCACCGTACTTGAGGGTACGCTCTACGTCGGCTTCGTCACGTCCAACCCGGAAAACAAGCTCTTCTCCAAGGAGCTCAGGAAGGGTGATGTGTTTGTTTTCCCACAAGGACTCATCCACTTCCAGTTTAACCCCAACCCCTACAAGCCGGCGGTCGCAATTGCCGCACTTAGCAGCCAGAACCCGGGGGCAATTACCATTGCCAACGCCGTATTTGGATCAAAGCCTATGATCTCTGATGATGTTCTCGCCAAGGCCTTTCAGGTGGAGAAGAAAACTGTGGACTGGCTCCAAGCTCAGTTCTGGGCCGACAACCACAATTAA
- the LOC109768595 gene encoding germin-like protein 8-11, translating into MASDPSPLQDFCVAENSSHVLVNGFVCKDPKDVKAEDLFLAAKLDMPRDTKANKVGSNVTLINVMRIPGLNTLGISLARIDYAPLGENPPHTHPRATEILTVLEGTLYVGFVTSNPDNKFLSKVLNKGDVFVFPEGLVHFQFNPNPYKPAVAIAALSSQNPGAITIANAVFGSKPAISDDVLAKAFQVEKKTVDWLQAQFWADNQN; encoded by the exons ATGGCTTCTGATCCGAGCCCTCTCCAGGACTTCTGCGTCGCCGAGAACAGCTCACATG TTCTAGTTAATGGATTTGTCTGTAAAGACCCAAAGGATGTGAAGGCCGAAGACTTGTTCTTGGCGGCCAAACTCGACATGCCGAGAGACACAAAGGCGAACAAAGTTGGGTCCAATGTCACTTTGATCAATGTAATGCGGATTCCTGGCCTCAACACATTGGGCATCTCCCTTGCGCGCATCGACTATGCACCTCTAGGCGAGAACCCACCGCACACTCACCCGCGTGCCACTGAGATCCTCACCGTGCTTGAAGGGACCCTTTATGTCGGCTTTGTCACATCCAACCCAGACAACAAGTTCTTGTCGAAGGTGCTTAACAAGGGTGACGTGTTTGTATTCCCAGAAGGTCTCGTCCACTTCCAATTCAACCCTAACCCCTACAAACCAGCGGTGGCAATTGCTGCACTTAGCAGCCAGAACCCTGGGGCTATCACCATTGCCAACGCTGTGTTTGGGTCAAAACCGGCAATCTCAGACGATGTTCTTGCCAAGGCGTTCCAAGTGGAGAAGAAGACTGTAGACTGGCTTCAGGCTCAGTTTTGGGCAGACAACCAGAACTAA
- the LOC109768593 gene encoding germin-like protein 8-11, translated as MASSSYVLLFALLALASWQAIASDPSPLQDFCVADNSSHVLVNGFACKDPKDVKAEDFFLAAKLDMPRDTKANKVGSNVTLINVMRIPGLNTLGISLARIDYAPLGENPPHTHPRATEILTVLEGTLYVGFVTSNPDNKFLSKVLNKGNVFVFPEGLIHFQFNPNPYKPAVAIAALSSQNPGAITIANAVFGSKPAIPHDVLAKAFQVEKKTVDWLQAQFWADNQN; from the exons ATGGCCTCCTCTTCCTATGTCCTTCTCTTCGCTCTTCTTGCGTTGGCCTCATGGCAGGCTATAGCTTCTGATCCGAGCCCCCTGCAAGACTTTTGTGTCGCAGACAACAGCTCACATG TTCTAGTTAACGGATTTGCATGTAAAGACCCAAAGGACGTGAAGGCCGAAGACTTTTTCTTGGCGGCCAAACTCGACATGCCGAGAGACACAAAGGCGAACAAAGTTGGGTCCAATGTCACTTTGATCAATGTAATGCGGATTCCTGGCCTCAACACATTGGGCATCTCCCTGGCGCGCATCGACTATGCACCTCTAGGCGAGAACCCACCGCACACTCACCCGCGTGCCACTGAGATCCTCACCGTGCTTGAAGGGACCCTTTATGTCGGCTTTGTCACATCCAACCCAGACAACAAGTTCTTGTCGAAGGTGCTTAACAAGGGTAACGTGTTTGTATTCCCAGAAGGTCTCATCCACTTCCAGTTCAACCCTAACCCCTACAAACCAGCGGTGGCAATCGCTGCACTTAGCAGCCAGAACCCTGGGGCTATCACCATTGCCAACGCTGTGTTTGGGTCAAAACCGGCAATCCCACACGATGTTCTTGCCAAGGCGTTCCAAGTGGAGAAGAAGACGGTAGACTGGCTTCAGGCTCAGTTTTGGGCAGACAACCAGAACTAA